One Cyprinus carpio isolate SPL01 chromosome A16, ASM1834038v1, whole genome shotgun sequence genomic region harbors:
- the LOC109113170 gene encoding serine/threonine-protein kinase SBK2-like, with protein MTTASRELDELCYLTAQSMTSLVTSEHFKLLKKLGEGSYGKVMLAVHQKRGTPMALKFFPRHSTTLQAFLREYNLSVSYCTHPSLTRALGIFYSTPSHYVFAQEAGLYGDLYDVIVSEEGVSEECSQRVMSQLSGAVSHLHSLGFVHRDIKPENIFLCDRACRWVKLGDFGLARAQGTKVRAVWYNSPFCVPEVECAKRVSDTEEETEDIWISVEPSLDTWALGILIYCLLTSCFPWEETTSDDPSYCKYRDWFNRIKQKEETQDTVREENEAKIDVAPQFDSLSSFVLTLLRKLLNPLPWLRPGPDEILSYLGGPWLLKTEKEEMRREKEAQVEAKKMHERGGVEGEKYILGSRER; from the exons ATGACT ACTGCATCTAGAGAACTGGATGAGCTGTGCTACCTCACGGCTCAGTCCATGACATCACTGGTGACATCAGAGCACTTCAAACTCCTCAAAAAGCTCGGTGAGGGGTCTTACGGCAAAGTGATGCTGGCGGTGCATCAGAAGAGAG GAACCCCAATGGCTCTGAAGTTCTTCCCCCGTCACTCCACAACTCTCCAAGCTTTCCTGCGTGAATATAATCTCTCCGTCTCCTATTGCACACACCCTTCTCTAACGCGGGCTCTAGGCATCTTCTACTCCACACCTTCTCACTATGTCTTTGCCCAGGAGGCTGGTCTCTATGGTGACCTGTATGATGTCATCGTGTCAGAG gAGGGGGTGAGTGAGGAGTGTTCCCAGCGTGTGATGTCTCAGTTGAGTGGTGCTGTGTCTCATCTCCATTCTCTTGGCTTTGTGCACCGTGACATTAAGCCGGAGAACATCTTCTTGTGTGACCGTGCTTGTCGCTGGGTCAAACTGGGTGACTTTGGCCTGGCGCGAGCACAGGGGACCAAGGTTCGTGCTGTGTGGTACAATTCCCCTTTCTGTGTGCCTGAGGTGGAGTGCGCCAAGAGAGTCAGTGATACAGAGGAGGAAACAGAGGACATCTGGATATCCGTGGAGCCTAGTTTGGATACTTGGGCTTTGGGGATCCTTATATACTGCCTGCTGACAAGCTGCTTCCCCTGGGAGGAGACCACTTCTGATGACCCTTCCTACTGCAAATACAGAGACTGGTTCAACCGAATCAAACAGAAAGAGGAGACACAAGACACTGTGAGAGAGGAGAACGAGGCTAAAATTGATGTGGCCCCACAGTTTGACTCTTTAAGCTCATTCGTTCTCACCTTGCTGAGAAAGCTGCTGAATCCACTGCCCTGGCTCCGCCCTGGGCCTGATGAGATCCTGTCTTACCTCGGGGGACCTTGGTTActgaagacagagaaagaggagatGAGGAGAGAGAAGGAGGCACAAGTGGAGGCCAAGAAGATGCATGAGAGAGGAGGGGTGGaaggggaaaaatatatattgggAAGCAGGGAGAGATAA